One Streptococcus sp. zg-86 DNA window includes the following coding sequences:
- a CDS encoding aspartate/glutamate racemase family protein codes for MNQLTIGVLGGMGTYATIHFFEQYAHVFNAEKEWERPRIIIDNRCTMPSRVRAFLYGERREQLVEEMIESIENLVKSGATKVVLACNTSHLFIPEIMTRIPQYIDSIVNIIEVCAKKVIDDQIKEVFLIGSEGTIESRIYQNILESQGIRCVVPQKEQYTNLRKCIESVKQNEYSDEIREIFLSLINEHTACILGCTELPILYEKYSAGVNCEYIYDPLFLVLNQLKEEFINEKNINIRSI; via the coding sequence ATGAATCAATTAACGATAGGTGTTTTAGGTGGTATGGGAACATATGCTACTATTCATTTTTTTGAACAGTATGCTCATGTATTTAATGCGGAAAAAGAATGGGAAAGACCTAGGATAATTATTGATAACCGTTGTACAATGCCTAGTCGAGTAAGAGCATTTTTATATGGAGAAAGGCGTGAGCAACTAGTAGAAGAAATGATTGAATCAATTGAAAATCTAGTTAAGTCGGGTGCTACAAAAGTTGTGTTAGCATGTAATACTTCCCATCTATTTATTCCTGAAATTATGACAAGAATTCCTCAATATATTGATTCAATTGTAAATATAATTGAAGTATGTGCAAAAAAAGTCATAGACGATCAAATTAAAGAAGTTTTTTTAATAGGTTCAGAAGGAACGATTGAATCAAGAATTTATCAAAATATCCTAGAAAGTCAAGGGATAAGATGTGTAGTGCCTCAAAAAGAGCAATATACAAATTTAAGGAAGTGTATAGAGAGTGTTAAGCAGAATGAATATTCTGACGAGATACGTGAAATTTTCCTTTCTTTAATCAATGAGCATACAGCCTGTATTTTAGGGTGTACAGAATTACCAATTTTATATGAGAAGTATTCGGCTGGCGTTAACTGTGAGTATATATATGATCCGTTATTTTTAGTTTTAAATCAGTTAAAGGAAGAATTTATAAATGAAAAAAATATTAACATTCGGAGTATATGA
- a CDS encoding lipopolysaccharide biosynthesis protein: protein MKRLLKKYESLSTPIKASIWFIICIFVQKGISVVVTPIFTRLMSASEYGQYSVFDSWLGIITIFVSLNLTSGVYLQGLVKFEDKKEEYTSSLLILSTLISSIFVVLYCIFCNLVNDLLGLSFGQVFAMLIMIWTTAVFNFWAVRQRVAYKYKMLVCITLLVSILKPLLGILMVLISKDKVNARIYSILIIEILVFVPLLFVLLNHSKRKVNISFWRYALVFNIPLIPHYLSQTVLNSADRIMINNMVSTEKAGIYSLAYSIAGLMSLFNTSIMQTLSPWMYQKIKNKEVDAIKSVAYSTMVIVASVNLILIILAPEAVRIFAPPSYYEAIWIIPPVAMSIYFIFIYDLFAKFAFYYEKTKFIMLASITGAIVNIVLNYVFIKIFGYIAAGYTTLLCYIIYSICHYIFMNRVCDLYCEGIRPYEVKKVVLISILFLLIGNLLLITYVSILLRITIIISLIAYFYIKRQLVSEMFFKLLFLKNKR, encoded by the coding sequence ATGAAAAGATTGTTAAAAAAATATGAGAGTTTATCAACTCCAATTAAAGCATCAATATGGTTTATAATTTGTATCTTCGTACAAAAAGGAATTTCAGTTGTCGTAACTCCTATTTTTACCCGCCTTATGTCTGCTTCAGAATATGGACAATATAGTGTTTTTGATTCTTGGCTTGGAATCATTACTATTTTTGTTTCCCTAAATTTAACATCAGGTGTCTATCTTCAGGGATTGGTCAAGTTTGAAGATAAAAAAGAAGAATATACTTCGTCTTTGCTTATTTTATCAACGTTGATTTCTTCTATTTTTGTAGTTCTATATTGTATATTTTGCAATTTAGTGAATGATTTATTAGGACTTAGTTTTGGTCAAGTGTTTGCTATGTTAATCATGATATGGACTACGGCTGTCTTTAACTTTTGGGCAGTAAGACAACGTGTAGCCTACAAGTATAAGATGCTTGTATGTATCACTTTATTAGTTTCTATTTTGAAACCACTGTTAGGTATACTAATGGTTTTAATTTCTAAGGATAAAGTGAACGCTAGAATTTATTCGATTTTAATTATAGAAATCTTAGTTTTTGTTCCTTTACTTTTTGTATTGTTAAACCATTCAAAACGCAAGGTAAATATATCATTTTGGAGATATGCCTTGGTTTTCAATATACCATTGATTCCCCACTACCTCTCTCAAACAGTTTTAAATAGTGCAGATAGAATAATGATAAATAATATGGTATCGACTGAAAAAGCTGGTATATATAGTTTAGCATACTCTATAGCTGGCTTAATGTCTTTATTTAATACTTCTATAATGCAAACTTTAAGTCCTTGGATGTATCAGAAGATAAAAAATAAAGAAGTAGATGCTATAAAATCAGTTGCATATTCAACAATGGTTATTGTTGCTTCGGTCAATCTAATTCTTATAATTTTAGCGCCTGAAGCTGTGAGAATTTTTGCTCCTCCGTCTTATTATGAAGCAATTTGGATTATTCCTCCTGTTGCTATGAGTATTTATTTTATATTTATCTACGATTTATTTGCTAAATTTGCATTTTATTATGAGAAAACAAAATTTATCATGCTTGCAAGTATTACGGGTGCCATTGTAAATATTGTACTGAATTATGTTTTCATAAAAATTTTTGGTTACATAGCAGCAGGTTATACTACTTTGCTTTGTTATATTATATACAGTATATGTCATTATATATTTATGAACAGGGTATGCGATTTATACTGTGAAGGAATCAGACCTTATGAGGTAAAAAAGGTAGTTCTTATTTCGATATTATTTTTATTGATAGGAAATCTTTTATTGATTACTTATGTTAGCATACTATTACGAATAACCATTATTATTAGCTTAATAGCTTATTTTTATATTAAAAGACAATTGGTTTCAGAAATGTTTTTCAAACTACTATTTCTAAAAAATAAAAGATAA
- a CDS encoding adenylyltransferase/cytidyltransferase family protein, which produces MKKILTFGVYDFLHLGHVRLFKQCHLFADYLIVAVQDGEFILQHKPEAEILYSTEERVEMLEALRIVDKVVVYHNASPEFLSSLDFDILALGEDHTAERFTVLKNWCLANGKKVVHLKRTSGICSSDIKKRLSDARI; this is translated from the coding sequence ATGAAAAAAATATTAACATTCGGAGTATATGATTTTTTACATTTAGGACATGTACGCTTATTTAAACAGTGTCACCTATTTGCAGATTATTTAATTGTGGCTGTACAAGATGGAGAATTTATTTTACAACATAAACCAGAAGCTGAAATTTTATATAGTACGGAAGAACGTGTTGAGATGTTAGAAGCGCTTAGAATTGTTGATAAAGTTGTTGTTTATCACAATGCTTCTCCGGAATTTTTATCTTCATTAGATTTTGATATTCTTGCATTAGGAGAAGATCATACTGCAGAGAGATTTACAGTATTAAAAAATTGGTGTCTTGCAAACGGCAAAAAAGTAGTTCACTTAAAAAGGACAAGTGGTATATGTTCATCAGATATTAAAAAAAGATTATCAGATGCACGCATATAG
- the tnpB gene encoding IS66 family insertion sequence element accessory protein TnpB (TnpB, as the term is used for proteins encoded by IS66 family insertion elements, is considered an accessory protein, since TnpC, encoded by a neighboring gene, is a DDE family transposase.), giving the protein MAIHLSDLGKVYLVCGKTDMRQGIDSLAYLIKRQFELDPFSGQVFLFCGGRKDRFKALYWDGQGFWLLYKRFENGKLTWPSNENEVKALTPEQVDWLMKGFSISPKINPTNSRDFY; this is encoded by the coding sequence ATGGCGATTCATCTCAGTGATCTAGGCAAGGTCTATCTTGTCTGCGGGAAAACGGATATGAGACAAGGTATTGACTCGCTCGCTTATCTTATTAAACGTCAATTTGAATTAGATCCCTTTTCTGGTCAAGTTTTTCTCTTCTGTGGTGGCCGCAAAGATCGTTTCAAGGCCCTTTATTGGGATGGTCAAGGATTTTGGCTACTCTATAAGCGTTTCGAGAACGGGAAACTGACCTGGCCGAGTAATGAAAACGAGGTCAAAGCCCTGACACCTGAACAAGTAGACTGGCTGATGAAGGGATTTTCGATAAGCCCTAAAATAAACCCTACAAACAGTCGTGATTTCTATTGA
- a CDS encoding HAD-IB family phosphatase encodes MSDYIFLFDLDSTVTKQEILPTVSEKIGKVNEMRLLTEATMQGELPFKTSFLKRVDILKDIPVEEVRDIVNKIPLNKGIADFIRNNRDRCYIVTGNLDVWIEPLMNQLGMGEHLYCSKANVKDNKISHVVSVADKELIARQFVHPLVVIGDGDNDSGMARLAEIAIGFGGVREIAPSLLRNIDYAFFNDITCARFLEQLL; translated from the coding sequence ATGAGTGATTATATATTTTTATTTGATTTAGATTCAACAGTTACAAAACAAGAGATTTTACCGACAGTTTCAGAAAAAATTGGTAAAGTAAATGAAATGAGATTACTGACTGAAGCAACTATGCAAGGTGAATTGCCATTTAAGACTAGTTTTCTTAAAAGAGTGGATATTTTAAAAGATATACCTGTTGAAGAAGTGAGAGATATTGTAAATAAAATTCCCCTAAATAAAGGAATTGCTGACTTTATTCGTAACAATCGAGACAGATGTTACATTGTGACTGGAAACTTAGATGTATGGATTGAACCTCTTATGAATCAACTAGGGATGGGTGAACATTTGTATTGCTCTAAAGCGAATGTTAAAGATAATAAAATTTCCCACGTAGTTAGTGTTGCCGATAAAGAATTGATAGCAAGACAATTTGTTCATCCGTTGGTTGTTATAGGAGATGGTGATAATGATTCAGGAATGGCTCGTTTAGCTGAAATTGCTATTGGATTTGGAGGAGTTCGAGAGATTGCACCATCCTTGCTAAGAAATATTGACTATGCATTTTTTAATGATATTACTTGTGCTAGGTTTTTAGAACAATTGTTGTAA
- a CDS encoding acyltransferase: MYRRNFGIDLLKIIAMFMIFFIHLLGEGGVITKLQYTGGIKYYFVSAIVVAFYCHVNCYGLISGYLGMRSDFKYSKLLLLWCQVIFYSFGGTVLLLLFGYRSESSDLWRNSLFPIFSGTYWYVTSYFGMMILMPIVGPILKKIETKELLKLSVVLFLTFSFFPTILSVNGKFLGINQGLSLIWLLNLYIFGALLYKLDFKKLSNKKLFTVYILSICFTVVFKGYLNRDYWLTYNSPTILFSAFSIFLIFIKLNIKKEFLKQILRILSPLTLGVYLIHYQPLIYELFLKDKLYFLAEKTFFSFVFSLVGVSVSCFIICLIIDYIRLRIFEKMHVKEYCQKICKLFDE; this comes from the coding sequence GTGTATAGAAGAAATTTTGGAATAGATTTATTAAAAATTATCGCCATGTTCATGATATTTTTTATTCATTTACTTGGTGAGGGTGGGGTAATAACGAAACTTCAATATACTGGAGGAATAAAATATTATTTTGTTTCAGCTATTGTAGTAGCATTTTATTGTCATGTTAATTGTTATGGACTAATCAGTGGATATTTAGGAATGCGAAGTGATTTTAAATATTCCAAATTACTATTGCTGTGGTGTCAAGTAATTTTTTATAGTTTTGGTGGAACTGTACTCTTACTTTTATTTGGATATCGTAGTGAATCATCGGATTTATGGAGAAATTCTCTGTTTCCTATTTTTAGTGGAACATATTGGTATGTTACTTCTTATTTTGGAATGATGATTTTAATGCCTATCGTTGGCCCAATATTAAAAAAGATTGAGACAAAAGAGTTATTAAAACTTTCCGTAGTATTATTTTTAACTTTTTCCTTTTTTCCAACTATATTGTCTGTTAATGGTAAGTTTTTAGGAATAAACCAAGGGCTTAGTTTAATTTGGTTATTGAATCTTTACATTTTTGGTGCTTTGTTATATAAGTTAGATTTTAAAAAATTGAGTAATAAAAAATTATTCACTGTATATATATTATCTATTTGTTTTACAGTAGTCTTTAAAGGATATTTGAATAGAGATTACTGGTTGACATATAATTCACCAACCATTTTATTTAGTGCTTTCTCAATATTCCTTATATTTATTAAATTGAATATAAAAAAAGAATTTTTGAAACAAATATTAAGGATACTTAGTCCCCTGACCCTTGGTGTGTACTTAATTCATTATCAACCTCTTATTTATGAATTGTTTTTAAAAGATAAATTATATTTTTTAGCCGAAAAAACTTTTTTCAGTTTTGTTTTTTCATTAGTAGGGGTATCTGTTAGCTGTTTTATAATATGCTTAATAATTGATTACATTAGGTTAAGAATTTTTGAGAAAATGCATGTGAAAGAGTATTGTCAAAAAATTTGTAAGCTTTTTGATGAATAA
- a CDS encoding glycosyltransferase, giving the protein MISIIMSIFNENLNWVQESVVSILSQTYQDFELILIVDNPNIDKGILDFLSTISKKNLNVHIFINNRNLGLAKSMNKAISMAKGHYIARMDADDIAEKNRLEEEVEFLEANDYDMVFCGKINMSENGDTFFQEYWRPVNIRQSLFLGSNVINHPTVLIKKSVLQDLNGYREFPNSEDYDLWLRMLEQDYKIGYLNQILLKYRLRDSSASIGRALEQYYVSEFILRLSLKRRENEGIDNYSIDDLKIYLDKKKITPKKQKKFLTAKNYLEKALNNIQNRSFIRAFQNILLSFVFFPELPYKAIRRAIQVKYIE; this is encoded by the coding sequence ATGATTTCAATAATCATGAGTATATTTAATGAAAATCTTAATTGGGTTCAGGAATCAGTTGTATCTATTTTAAGTCAAACTTATCAGGATTTCGAATTAATCCTTATAGTAGATAATCCTAATATAGATAAGGGAATATTAGATTTTCTTAGTACTATTTCGAAAAAGAACCTAAATGTACATATTTTTATAAATAACAGAAATTTGGGACTAGCTAAATCTATGAACAAAGCTATTTCTATGGCAAAAGGTCATTATATCGCAAGAATGGATGCTGATGATATAGCTGAAAAAAATCGTTTAGAAGAGGAAGTGGAATTTTTAGAAGCAAATGACTATGATATGGTTTTTTGTGGAAAAATCAATATGTCTGAGAACGGGGATACATTTTTTCAAGAGTATTGGAGACCTGTAAATATAAGACAATCGCTATTTCTTGGGAGCAATGTCATAAATCATCCAACCGTTCTTATAAAGAAAAGTGTTTTACAAGATTTAAATGGTTATAGAGAATTTCCTAATTCTGAGGATTACGATTTGTGGCTTAGAATGCTTGAACAAGACTATAAGATTGGCTATCTTAATCAGATACTATTAAAATATAGATTAAGAGATAGTAGCGCTTCGATAGGCAGAGCTTTAGAGCAGTACTATGTTAGCGAATTTATTTTGAGACTGTCACTGAAAAGACGTGAAAATGAAGGGATTGATAATTACTCTATAGACGATTTAAAAATATATCTAGATAAGAAGAAAATTACACCTAAGAAACAGAAGAAGTTTTTAACAGCAAAGAATTATTTAGAAAAAGCTCTGAATAACATACAAAATCGTTCTTTTATTAGAGCATTTCAAAATATATTATTATCTTTTGTTTTCTTCCCAGAGTTACCCTATAAAGCTATACGAAGAGCAATACAAGTAAAGTATATAGAATAA
- the tnpC gene encoding IS66 family transposase, translated as MKKTLTCPGDTETITYKRKKTKGIRQAIFSQFTPEMVHHELKGEDCTCPDCHGQLKEIGSTVQRQELIFIPAQLKRIDHVQHAYKCQACSEKNLSDKIVKAPVPKAPLAHSFGSASIIAHTIHQKFNLKVPNYRQEEDWNKLGLPITRKEIANWHIKSSQYYFEPIYDLLHEKLLEQPILHADETSYKVLENDSQLTFYWTFLSGKHEEQGITLYHHDKGRSGLVVKEFLGDYTGYVHCDMWSAYRQLDKAQLVGCWAHVRRKFFEATPKKADKTSLGAKGLRYCDRLFALENDWVDLSTEERLHKRQAELAPLMDEFFDWCREQAVLSGSKLGMALEYSLKYETTFRTILSDGNLVLSNNIAERAMKTLVMGRKNWLFSQSFDGAKATAIIMSLLETAKRHDLNTEKYMTYLLEHLPSEESLVNKNVLEAYLPWAESIQNNCK; from the coding sequence CTGAAGAAGACGCTAACTTGCCCAGGTGACACAGAAACGATTACCTATAAACGTAAGAAAACCAAGGGAATTCGTCAGGCTATTTTTAGTCAATTCACTCCAGAGATGGTTCATCATGAACTAAAAGGCGAAGACTGCACTTGTCCAGACTGTCACGGTCAGTTGAAAGAGATTGGTTCAACCGTCCAACGTCAAGAATTAATCTTTATTCCTGCGCAATTGAAGCGGATTGATCATGTCCAACATGCTTACAAATGTCAGGCGTGTAGCGAGAAGAATCTCAGTGATAAGATTGTCAAAGCTCCCGTCCCTAAAGCCCCTTTAGCACATAGCTTTGGGTCAGCCTCCATCATCGCTCATACGATTCATCAGAAATTCAATCTCAAGGTACCGAACTACCGCCAAGAAGAGGATTGGAATAAACTTGGCTTGCCTATCACACGGAAAGAAATCGCTAATTGGCACATCAAGTCTAGTCAGTATTATTTCGAGCCGATTTATGATCTTCTGCACGAGAAATTACTAGAACAGCCCATTCTCCATGCGGATGAGACTTCTTATAAGGTCTTGGAAAATGATAGCCAGTTGACCTTTTACTGGACCTTCTTGTCTGGGAAGCATGAAGAACAGGGAATCACTCTTTATCATCACGATAAAGGGCGGAGTGGCTTGGTTGTGAAGGAGTTTCTTGGAGATTACACAGGCTATGTACATTGTGATATGTGGTCGGCATATAGGCAGTTAGACAAAGCTCAGCTAGTTGGTTGTTGGGCTCATGTCAGAAGAAAGTTCTTCGAGGCGACGCCTAAGAAGGCAGACAAGACCTCTTTAGGAGCTAAGGGATTAAGGTATTGCGACCGCTTATTTGCTTTGGAGAATGACTGGGTTGACCTCTCTACTGAAGAGCGACTACATAAACGCCAGGCAGAGTTAGCCCCTTTGATGGATGAGTTCTTCGACTGGTGTCGTGAGCAGGCTGTTTTATCAGGTTCTAAATTGGGCATGGCCTTAGAGTATAGCCTCAAATACGAAACCACCTTCCGAACGATTCTCTCGGACGGCAATCTAGTCTTGTCCAACAACATAGCAGAGAGGGCTATGAAGACCTTGGTTATGGGGCGTAAGAACTGGCTTTTTTCTCAGAGCTTTGACGGCGCTAAGGCGACAGCCATCATCATGAGCTTACTAGAAACAGCTAAGCGTCATGATCTCAACACTGAGAAATACATGACTTATCTTCTAGAACATCTTCCTAGTGAGGAAAGCCTCGTAAATAAGAACGTTCTAGAGGCTTATTTACCGTGGGCGGAAAGTATTCAAAACAACTGTAAATAG
- a CDS encoding N-acetyltransferase has translation MTLHAFSLSDLINALGLNDVKTIIKSFKSINVETSTVHDVEVFLHTKAIEFEKSSISSTYLVFDTQTGDLVGFFSLANKPLIFSKKDFQALSKNKQKLFNRHGRKLESGGHQVNSYLIGQLGKNYSLPNNTISGRKILTLAYDKAKEAARIINTRYIWLECDNNPKLLQFYQKFGFVLIENFESESGLRVLVMKIHK, from the coding sequence ATGACATTACACGCTTTCTCACTGTCAGATTTGATAAATGCTCTAGGGCTTAATGATGTCAAAACCATTATTAAGTCCTTTAAAAGTATTAATGTAGAAACTTCCACAGTTCATGATGTGGAGGTCTTTTTACATACCAAAGCGATTGAGTTTGAAAAATCAAGTATTTCATCAACTTATCTAGTTTTTGATACACAAACAGGTGACCTTGTCGGTTTCTTCTCGCTTGCTAACAAGCCTCTCATCTTCTCCAAGAAGGATTTTCAGGCACTTAGTAAAAACAAACAGAAACTCTTCAATCGTCATGGGCGGAAATTGGAAAGCGGTGGACATCAAGTCAATAGTTATCTCATTGGTCAACTTGGAAAGAATTACAGCTTACCAAACAATACCATATCAGGTCGCAAGATACTGACACTCGCTTATGACAAAGCCAAAGAAGCTGCACGTATCATTAATACACGCTACATCTGGTTAGAATGCGACAACAATCCTAAGCTTTTGCAGTTTTATCAAAAATTCGGTTTTGTACTCATCGAAAACTTCGAATCTGAAAGCGGGTTGAGAGTCCTCGTAATGAAGATTCATAAATGA
- a CDS encoding NAD/NADP octopine/nopaline dehydrogenase family protein, which yields MKIGIIGSGNLGTAIAADLGRKHEVKLYSSHPENFTDKLIYIDDTTKATYTGYVHLVSSSYELVVSDIEMLFICLPTFLIKDTITGIIPFLDNSVKIGFVPGAGGIEYLTKELIDRNFTIFGFERVPYVARIEEYGKSVSASKKNNYRIATIPNGEAVELASCIANLFNTPCQPMKQFMAMTLTPTLHTSRLFDLYQDYKAGEELAENPYFYGEWRDSASTICFELDRELHTIARELQKNGIMTDELIPYSVHYESESPFALTQKLQSIKSLSTIKGPLVQKENGKYIVDLASRYFIESYPYRLAIVKGLAELLKIQVPKTDEVLSWYSQLEEKEYYLGGSFVGKDISECNIPQNSGIITLKDLIKLYQI from the coding sequence ATGAAAATAGGTATTATAGGTTCTGGAAATCTAGGAACAGCAATTGCTGCTGATTTAGGAAGAAAGCATGAGGTAAAGTTATATAGTAGTCATCCAGAAAATTTTACAGATAAATTAATATATATAGACGATACTACTAAAGCTACCTATACTGGATATGTACACTTGGTATCAAGTTCCTATGAATTAGTTGTATCAGACATTGAGATGTTATTTATTTGTTTACCAACTTTTTTAATTAAGGATACTATAACTGGAATTATCCCTTTTTTAGATAACAGCGTAAAAATAGGATTCGTACCAGGTGCTGGTGGTATTGAATATCTTACTAAGGAGCTAATAGATCGTAATTTTACTATTTTTGGTTTCGAGCGTGTTCCTTATGTTGCTAGGATAGAGGAATATGGAAAATCAGTTTCTGCCTCGAAGAAAAATAATTATCGAATTGCTACTATTCCAAATGGAGAAGCGGTTGAATTGGCTTCTTGCATTGCTAATTTGTTTAATACTCCGTGTCAACCCATGAAACAATTTATGGCTATGACACTGACTCCAACCTTACATACCTCTAGATTATTTGATTTATATCAAGATTATAAGGCAGGGGAGGAGTTAGCTGAGAATCCCTATTTTTACGGCGAGTGGCGTGACTCGGCTTCTACTATTTGTTTTGAACTTGATAGAGAACTTCATACAATTGCTAGAGAACTACAAAAAAATGGAATTATGACTGATGAATTGATTCCTTATTCTGTTCATTACGAAAGTGAAAGTCCATTCGCGTTAACACAAAAGCTGCAGTCGATAAAATCTCTTTCTACCATAAAAGGACCGCTAGTTCAAAAAGAAAATGGAAAGTATATTGTGGATTTAGCATCAAGATATTTTATAGAGAGTTATCCATATAGGTTGGCTATAGTAAAAGGATTAGCTGAGTTGTTAAAGATTCAAGTACCAAAAACTGATGAAGTTCTTTCTTGGTATTCACAGTTAGAGGAGAAAGAATACTATTTAGGCGGAAGCTTTGTGGGAAAGGATATTTCTGAATGCAATATACCTCAAAATAGTGGTATTATTACACTTAAAGATTTAATTAAACTTTATCAAATTTAA
- a CDS encoding IS66 family transposase — protein MEELLAIIKQQAAVNQQLTNELALLREQVAYLTQKLYGKSSEKVVYQPGQLSLFEEEPLPEEDANLPR, from the coding sequence ATGGAAGAGTTATTAGCCATTATTAAACAACAAGCAGCTGTTAACCAACAACTCACAAATGAACTTGCTCTCCTTCGTGAACAAGTAGCTTATCTGACACAAAAGCTCTATGGCAAGTCATCAGAAAAGGTTGTGTATCAACCTGGTCAGCTAAGTCTCTTCGAAGAAGAACCACTTCCTGAAGAAGACGCTAACTTGCCCAGGTGA
- a CDS encoding NTP transferase domain-containing protein: MNKEDVTVVICCAGMGTRLGIGTPKTLVNIEGKPLIIHILDMLKDYDDIRIVVGFQAQKVINVVKEYRKDIAFAFNYDYETTGVASSFLKGAVGARKYVVSIDGDLLVNPEDFATFMSLSFECIAGSIPSSEETIYLVTNVNKEVIEFSQSRTSIEWIGLIKIKSSRLHQFKDSLIEMMKQYLPLPFVKVRSREIDTSDDYDKTVQWFRDGCID; encoded by the coding sequence ATGAATAAAGAAGATGTAACTGTTGTGATTTGTTGTGCGGGTATGGGAACTCGCTTAGGTATTGGTACTCCAAAAACTTTAGTTAATATCGAAGGAAAGCCTTTAATTATTCATATTTTAGATATGTTAAAGGATTATGATGATATTCGAATCGTTGTGGGATTTCAAGCTCAGAAAGTTATTAATGTTGTCAAAGAGTATCGAAAAGATATTGCTTTTGCTTTTAATTATGACTACGAAACAACAGGGGTAGCATCTAGTTTTTTAAAAGGAGCGGTAGGAGCAAGAAAGTATGTTGTTTCTATTGATGGTGATTTATTAGTAAACCCAGAGGATTTTGCCACTTTTATGTCGCTATCATTTGAGTGTATAGCTGGTAGTATTCCTAGTTCTGAGGAGACTATTTATTTAGTTACTAATGTAAACAAAGAAGTAATTGAGTTTTCGCAGAGCAGAACTTCTATAGAGTGGATAGGATTGATTAAGATTAAATCTTCCCGACTTCATCAATTTAAAGATAGTCTTATTGAAATGATGAAACAATATCTTCCACTACCTTTTGTCAAAGTGAGATCTAGAGAGATAGATACTTCAGATGATTATGATAAGACGGTACAGTGGTTTCGAGACGGTTGTATAGATTGA
- a CDS encoding DUF3990 domain-containing protein, translated as MEAFRKIFNHTRDRYHGTLSTEVTSLKEGIQVDYSKRNCDFGIGFYLTSRKEQAIKWAKRKLENVRGFHSSVYPVVLLFRLHGQPVAGTKVFEIDEKFFDFIYSNRVQLDVKKGKTNHEYLMVQNVDKPHNSEKHYNDI; from the coding sequence GTGGAAGCATTTAGAAAGATTTTTAATCATACTAGGGATCGGTATCATGGTACATTATCCACTGAAGTTACTTCCTTAAAAGAAGGAATTCAGGTGGATTATAGTAAGAGAAATTGTGATTTTGGAATTGGTTTCTACCTAACTTCGAGAAAAGAGCAAGCTATTAAGTGGGCAAAAAGAAAGTTAGAGAATGTTCGAGGTTTTCATTCAAGCGTCTATCCTGTAGTGCTGTTGTTCAGATTGCATGGACAGCCGGTAGCTGGTACGAAGGTTTTTGAGATTGATGAGAAATTCTTTGATTTTATTTACAGCAATCGTGTGCAATTGGATGTTAAAAAAGGTAAAACTAATCATGAGTATCTCATGGTTCAGAATGTAGACAAACCTCACAATTCAGAAAAACATTACAATGATATTTAA